In Streptomyces sp. NBC_01551, one DNA window encodes the following:
- the ngcE gene encoding N-acetylglucosamine/diacetylchitobiose ABC transporter substrate-binding protein produces MGSTSAHGENSTGDGLGRRDLIKRSAALGLISVPTMSFLSACASGGDAPKSNGAKAAITKENPFGVAKGTKLEVVVFKGGFGDDYAKAWEAAFDKKWGTTSSHLGTQEITGKLQVRFNGGNPPDVVDDSGAQKIKLDVLFKSNQLADLTPVLDAPSLDDPNKKVRDLLIPGTVEQGTQGGKCVSLNYVYTVFGFWYSGKLFKEKGWAPPKTWDEFLDVCTKAKDAGIGGLAHQGKYPYYINVVIMDLIAKKGGLEAMKAIDNLEPNAFEGSAAALAAVEALYEVVEKGLLLPGTNGLTHTESQTAWNQYKAAFIPSGSWLENEQIKQTPDDFDMQFLPMPLLPDSKLPFEAIRAGAGEPFIVPEQAANKPGGLEFIRSMLSREWSTIFAQQANSLTVVKDGVDPSVKLRPGTQSAVTALKAAGENTFNYLYPDWYSEMDTAIQDASNELMAKRIQPKEWIKRAQAAVNKAAQDPNAKNNRRS; encoded by the coding sequence ATGGGATCCACCTCCGCCCACGGCGAGAACAGCACCGGTGACGGCCTCGGCCGCCGGGATCTGATCAAGCGCTCCGCGGCACTCGGCCTGATTTCCGTCCCGACCATGAGCTTCCTGTCCGCGTGCGCCTCCGGCGGGGACGCGCCCAAGAGCAACGGCGCCAAGGCCGCCATCACCAAGGAGAACCCCTTCGGCGTCGCCAAGGGCACCAAGCTGGAGGTCGTCGTCTTCAAGGGCGGGTTCGGCGACGACTACGCCAAGGCGTGGGAGGCCGCCTTCGACAAGAAGTGGGGCACCACCAGCTCCCACCTGGGCACCCAGGAGATCACCGGAAAACTCCAGGTGCGCTTCAACGGCGGCAACCCGCCGGACGTCGTGGACGACTCCGGCGCCCAGAAGATCAAGCTGGACGTGCTCTTCAAGAGCAACCAGCTCGCCGACCTCACCCCGGTGCTCGACGCCCCCTCGCTGGACGACCCGAACAAGAAGGTCCGGGACCTGCTCATCCCCGGCACCGTCGAACAGGGCACGCAGGGCGGCAAGTGCGTCTCGCTCAACTACGTCTACACCGTGTTCGGCTTCTGGTACTCCGGCAAGCTCTTCAAGGAGAAGGGCTGGGCCCCGCCGAAGACCTGGGACGAGTTCCTCGACGTCTGCACCAAGGCCAAGGACGCCGGCATCGGCGGCCTCGCCCACCAGGGCAAGTACCCGTACTACATCAACGTCGTCATCATGGACCTGATCGCCAAGAAGGGCGGTCTGGAGGCCATGAAGGCGATCGACAACCTGGAGCCGAACGCCTTCGAGGGCAGCGCGGCCGCGCTCGCCGCCGTCGAGGCGCTCTACGAGGTCGTCGAGAAGGGCCTGCTCCTGCCGGGCACCAACGGCCTGACGCACACCGAGTCCCAGACGGCCTGGAACCAGTACAAGGCGGCCTTCATCCCCTCCGGCTCCTGGCTGGAGAACGAGCAGATCAAGCAGACGCCGGACGACTTCGACATGCAGTTCCTGCCGATGCCGCTGCTCCCGGACAGCAAGCTGCCCTTCGAGGCCATCCGGGCCGGCGCCGGCGAGCCCTTCATCGTCCCGGAACAGGCCGCCAACAAGCCCGGCGGCCTGGAGTTCATCCGTTCGATGCTGTCCCGCGAATGGTCGACCATCTTCGCCCAGCAGGCCAACTCGCTGACCGTGGTCAAGGACGGCGTCGACCCGAGCGTGAAACTGCGGCCCGGCACCCAGTCGGCGGTCACCGCGCTGAAGGCCGCCGGGGAGAACACCTTCAACTACCTGTACCCCGACTGGTACAGCGAGATGGACACCGCCATCCAGGACGCGTCCAATGAGCTCATGGCCAAGCGCATCCAGCCCAAGGAGTGGATCAAGCGGGCCCAGGCGGCCGTGAACAAGGCCGCCCAGGACCCGAACGCCAAGAACAACCGTCGCAGCTGA
- a CDS encoding amidohydrolase has translation MTSSSPFSLSRRGLLAAAGAAGAAGLLGAGSAAAAPSAASAGGGGRGSAALVFRGARVFTGLPGGAPVSAVAVGRDGKILATGSDAALRRCVGRDTEVVDARGNTLMSGIHDGHVHPLGAGDRSLRPSLEGAETTVAELREILTGFLADTGGAGAEPDGWLVVEDWNPVGLLPTGTAAHHSMLDALATRRPIALVGGDGHNLWANGRALDIAGITAATPDPVGGKIVKGADGRPTGVLKDDAQELLKRHIPEPSRAELVAACAKVLGLAAASGVTTMMDALVGRHELELYQALAAQGGLPQRIVPAIRLDAEQAKDPAAALAYARGLRREFEGVRGLRFGMVKVFLDGVIEYPAQTAALLKPYLDGNGKPTANRGELYTSATDYGRLTAAFNKAGWQMHAHGLGDRAVRTALDGYAYARRATGQRDPRNAIAHLQIVDPADLRRFAQLGVAACMQLQWAARDTWTVEALLPYIGPERHRWMYPARSLEKAGARLTGGSDWPVDALQVWNQLRTAVDRQGVFGAGELYRELEGLSRGSALRMHTAGTAWQLRQESLTGTVEAGKAADLVLLDRDVTRCPVADISGTGVRMTLVGGRVVHDADSAAGRAAAGRVARGAAGPRPASYSAVHGGRHRACGCAQGH, from the coding sequence ATGACCTCTTCTTCTCCGTTCTCCCTGTCCCGGCGCGGGCTGCTCGCGGCGGCCGGGGCCGCCGGTGCGGCGGGCCTGCTGGGCGCCGGCTCCGCGGCGGCGGCCCCGTCGGCCGCTTCCGCGGGTGGTGGCGGGCGCGGTTCGGCCGCGCTGGTGTTCCGGGGCGCCAGGGTGTTCACCGGGCTGCCGGGCGGGGCACCGGTCTCGGCGGTCGCCGTCGGGCGGGACGGGAAGATCCTGGCCACCGGAAGCGACGCGGCGCTGCGCCGGTGCGTCGGCCGGGACACCGAGGTGGTCGACGCGCGCGGGAACACCCTGATGAGCGGCATCCACGACGGCCACGTCCACCCGCTGGGCGCCGGGGACCGGTCCCTGCGGCCCTCGCTGGAGGGGGCGGAGACCACCGTGGCGGAACTCCGGGAGATCCTGACCGGGTTCCTCGCCGACACCGGGGGCGCCGGCGCGGAGCCGGACGGCTGGCTGGTGGTGGAGGACTGGAATCCGGTCGGCCTGCTGCCGACCGGCACCGCGGCGCACCACTCGATGCTGGACGCGCTGGCGACCCGGCGACCCATCGCGCTGGTCGGCGGCGACGGGCACAACCTGTGGGCGAACGGGCGGGCCCTGGACATCGCCGGGATCACCGCGGCCACGCCCGACCCGGTCGGCGGCAAGATCGTCAAGGGCGCCGACGGCCGGCCCACCGGCGTGCTCAAGGACGACGCGCAGGAACTGCTGAAGCGGCACATCCCGGAGCCCTCGCGGGCCGAACTCGTCGCGGCCTGCGCGAAGGTGCTGGGGCTCGCGGCCGCGTCCGGGGTGACCACGATGATGGACGCCCTGGTCGGGCGGCACGAGCTGGAGCTGTACCAGGCCCTGGCGGCGCAGGGCGGACTGCCGCAGCGCATAGTCCCGGCGATCCGGCTCGACGCGGAGCAGGCCAAGGACCCGGCGGCCGCGCTGGCGTACGCGCGCGGGCTGCGGCGGGAGTTCGAGGGCGTACGGGGCCTGCGGTTCGGGATGGTCAAGGTGTTCCTGGACGGGGTCATCGAGTACCCCGCGCAGACGGCCGCGCTGCTGAAGCCCTATCTGGACGGCAACGGCAAGCCGACCGCGAACCGGGGCGAGCTGTACACCTCGGCGACCGACTACGGCCGGCTGACGGCGGCGTTCAACAAGGCCGGCTGGCAGATGCACGCCCACGGACTCGGAGACCGGGCGGTACGGACGGCCCTGGACGGATACGCGTACGCCCGGCGGGCGACCGGGCAGCGGGACCCGCGCAACGCGATCGCCCACTTGCAGATCGTGGACCCGGCGGACCTGCGGCGCTTCGCACAGCTCGGGGTGGCGGCCTGCATGCAGCTCCAGTGGGCGGCGCGCGACACCTGGACCGTGGAGGCGCTGCTCCCGTACATCGGCCCGGAGCGGCACCGGTGGATGTACCCGGCACGCAGCCTGGAGAAGGCGGGCGCGCGGCTGACGGGCGGCTCCGACTGGCCGGTGGACGCCCTCCAGGTGTGGAACCAGCTGCGGACGGCGGTCGACAGGCAGGGCGTGTTCGGCGCGGGCGAGCTGTACCGGGAGCTGGAGGGGCTGAGCCGGGGCTCGGCTCTGCGGATGCACACCGCCGGGACGGCGTGGCAGCTGCGGCAGGAGTCCCTGACGGGGACGGTGGAGGCGGGCAAGGCGGCGGACCTGGTGCTGCTGGACCGGGACGTGACCCGCTGCCCGGTGGCCGACATCAGCGGGACGGGCGTACGGATGACCCTGGTCGGCGGGCGCGTGGTGCACG
- a CDS encoding carbohydrate ABC transporter permease, translating to MSHVAQGRGRGGFIAGFLFAPLALYLTFVIWPYVQTFGYSFTNWTGQSPTFDFVGLDNYSALTKDEVFRGALWHNVLLLVFVPTITILLALFFAFMVNAGGRGGAGGVQGVRGSAFYKIVYFFPQVLSLAILAVLFGAVYRSDEGGLLNGVLTRLGLVDPQTPVEWLNEPRFVLWCLLLVVVWHGVGFYLVLFSAAMQSIPKDIYEAALLDGAGRAQTFFKVTLPLLWDSVQTSAVYLGIAAMDMFVLVSTMTSGQFGGGPDHHSEVMATVLMRNFLYFGKSGYACAMGVVMLALTMILSLVTLRATRRERIEF from the coding sequence ATGAGCCACGTAGCCCAGGGCAGGGGGCGGGGCGGCTTCATCGCCGGCTTCCTCTTCGCACCCCTCGCGCTGTACCTGACCTTCGTCATCTGGCCGTACGTGCAGACGTTCGGTTACTCCTTCACCAACTGGACGGGCCAGTCACCGACCTTCGACTTCGTCGGACTGGACAACTACTCGGCCCTGACGAAGGACGAGGTCTTCCGCGGCGCCCTGTGGCACAACGTGCTGCTCCTGGTGTTCGTCCCGACCATCACCATCCTGCTCGCCCTCTTCTTCGCCTTCATGGTGAACGCGGGCGGGCGCGGCGGCGCCGGCGGGGTGCAAGGCGTACGGGGATCGGCCTTCTACAAGATCGTCTACTTCTTCCCGCAGGTCCTCTCGCTCGCGATCCTCGCCGTCCTCTTCGGCGCCGTGTACCGCAGCGACGAGGGCGGACTCCTCAACGGGGTCCTCACCCGGCTGGGCCTGGTCGACCCGCAGACGCCCGTCGAATGGCTCAACGAACCCAGGTTCGTGCTGTGGTGCCTGCTGCTGGTGGTCGTCTGGCACGGGGTCGGCTTCTACCTCGTCCTCTTCTCCGCGGCCATGCAGTCCATCCCGAAGGACATCTACGAGGCGGCCCTGCTCGACGGCGCGGGGCGCGCCCAGACCTTCTTCAAGGTCACGCTGCCGCTGCTGTGGGACTCCGTACAGACCTCCGCGGTCTACCTGGGCATCGCCGCGATGGACATGTTCGTCCTGGTCTCGACGATGACATCGGGCCAGTTCGGCGGCGGCCCCGACCACCACAGCGAGGTCATGGCGACGGTGCTGATGCGCAACTTCCTGTACTTCGGCAAGAGCGGCTACGCCTGTGCCATGGGCGTCGTCATGCTCGCCCTGACCATGATCCTTTCCCTCGTCACGCTGCGCGCCACCCGCCGCGAGCGCATCGAGTTCTGA
- the acnA gene encoding aconitate hydratase AcnA, translating to MSANSFDARSTLQVGDESYEIFRLDKVEGAARLPYSLKVLLENLLRTEDGANITADHIRSLGNWDSQAQPSEEIQFTPARVIMQDFTGVPCVVDLATMREAVKALGGDPAKINPLSPAEMVIDHSVIADKFGTKDAFAQNVELEYGRNKERYQFLRWGQTAFDDFKVVPPGTGIVHQVNIEHLARTVMVRNGQAYPDTLVGTDSHTTMVNGLGVLGWGVGGIEAEAAMLGQPVSMLIPRVVGFKLTGELPTGTTATDLVLTITEMLRKHGVVGKFVEFYGEGVAATSLANRATIGNMSPEFGSTAAIFPIDDETLKYLRLTGRDAQQVALVEAYAKEQGLWLDPAAEPDFSEKLELDLSTVVPSIAGPKRPQDRIVLANAAEQFALDVRNYVSDDEEAGKESFPASDAPASSNGVPTKPTLVTLADGTSFEIDHGAVTVAAITSCTNTSNPYVMVAAALVAKKAAEKGLTRKPWVKTTLAPGSKVVTDYFDKAGLTPYLDKLGFNLVGYGCTTCIGNSGPLDEEISKAINEADLAVTSVLSGNRNFEGRINPDVKMNYLASPPLVVAYAIAGSMKVDITKDAIGTDTEGKPVFLQDIWPSEAEVNDVVANAIGEDMFSKSYQDVFAGDAQWQALSIPTGNTFEWDPQSTYVRKPPYFEGMTMETTPVSDIAGARVLAKLGDSVTTDHISPAGAIKADTPAGKYLTEHGVERRDFNSYGSRRGNHEVMIRGTFANIRLRNQIAPGTEGGFTRDFTVEGAPVSFIYDASQNYQAAGVPLVILAGKEYGSGSSRDWAAKGTALLGVKAVIAESYERIHRSNLIGMGVLPLQFPEGASAASLGLTGEETFSFTGVEELNNGTTPRTVKVTTDSGAEFDAVVRIDTPGEADYYRNGGIMQYVLRNLIRG from the coding sequence GTGTCGGCGAACAGCTTCGACGCCCGCAGCACGCTGCAGGTGGGCGACGAGTCGTACGAGATCTTCCGGCTGGACAAGGTTGAGGGCGCTGCCCGCCTTCCCTACAGCCTGAAGGTGCTGCTGGAGAACCTGCTTCGCACCGAGGACGGCGCGAACATCACCGCCGACCACATCCGGTCGCTCGGTAACTGGGACTCGCAGGCCCAGCCCAGCGAGGAGATCCAGTTCACGCCGGCCCGCGTGATCATGCAGGACTTCACCGGCGTCCCCTGCGTCGTGGACCTCGCCACCATGCGTGAGGCCGTCAAGGCCCTCGGCGGCGACCCGGCGAAGATCAACCCGCTCTCGCCCGCCGAGATGGTCATCGACCACTCGGTCATCGCCGACAAGTTCGGCACGAAGGACGCCTTCGCGCAGAACGTCGAGCTGGAGTACGGCCGCAACAAGGAGCGCTACCAGTTCCTGCGCTGGGGCCAGACCGCCTTCGACGACTTCAAGGTCGTCCCCCCGGGCACCGGCATCGTGCACCAGGTCAACATCGAGCACCTGGCCCGCACGGTCATGGTCCGTAACGGTCAGGCGTACCCCGACACCCTCGTCGGCACCGACTCGCACACCACCATGGTCAACGGCCTGGGCGTGCTGGGCTGGGGCGTCGGCGGCATCGAGGCCGAGGCCGCGATGCTCGGCCAGCCGGTCTCCATGCTGATCCCGCGCGTCGTGGGCTTCAAGCTGACCGGCGAGCTGCCCACCGGCACCACCGCCACCGACCTGGTGCTGACCATCACCGAGATGCTGCGCAAGCATGGTGTCGTCGGCAAGTTCGTCGAGTTCTACGGTGAGGGCGTCGCCGCCACCTCCCTCGCGAACCGCGCCACCATCGGCAACATGTCGCCGGAGTTCGGCTCCACCGCCGCGATCTTCCCGATCGACGACGAGACCCTGAAGTACCTGCGCCTGACCGGCCGCGACGCCCAGCAGGTCGCCCTCGTCGAGGCGTACGCCAAGGAGCAGGGCCTGTGGCTGGACCCGGCCGCCGAGCCTGACTTCTCCGAGAAGCTGGAGCTCGACCTCTCCACGGTCGTCCCCTCCATCGCCGGCCCGAAGCGCCCGCAGGACCGCATCGTCCTGGCCAACGCCGCCGAGCAGTTCGCCCTGGACGTGCGCAACTACGTCAGCGACGACGAGGAGGCCGGCAAGGAGTCCTTCCCGGCGTCCGACGCCCCGGCGTCCTCCAACGGTGTGCCCACCAAGCCCACCCTGGTGACCCTGGCCGACGGGACCTCCTTCGAGATCGACCACGGCGCCGTCACCGTCGCCGCGATCACCTCCTGCACCAACACCTCGAACCCCTACGTCATGGTCGCCGCGGCGCTCGTGGCCAAGAAGGCGGCCGAGAAGGGCCTGACCCGCAAGCCCTGGGTCAAGACCACCCTGGCCCCGGGCTCGAAGGTCGTCACCGACTACTTCGACAAGGCCGGCCTGACCCCGTACCTGGACAAGCTGGGCTTCAACCTGGTCGGCTACGGCTGCACCACCTGCATCGGCAACTCCGGTCCGCTGGACGAGGAGATCTCGAAGGCGATCAACGAGGCCGACCTCGCGGTCACCTCGGTGCTCTCGGGCAACCGCAACTTCGAGGGTCGCATCAACCCCGACGTCAAGATGAACTACCTGGCCTCCCCGCCGCTGGTCGTCGCGTACGCCATCGCGGGCTCCATGAAGGTGGACATCACCAAGGACGCCATCGGCACCGACACCGAGGGCAAGCCGGTCTTCCTCCAGGACATCTGGCCGTCCGAGGCCGAGGTCAACGACGTCGTGGCGAACGCCATCGGCGAGGACATGTTCAGCAAGTCCTACCAGGACGTCTTCGCGGGCGACGCCCAGTGGCAGGCGCTCTCGATCCCGACCGGCAACACGTTCGAGTGGGACCCGCAGTCCACCTACGTGCGCAAGCCCCCTTACTTCGAGGGCATGACGATGGAGACCACCCCGGTCTCCGACATCGCCGGCGCCCGCGTGCTGGCGAAGCTGGGCGACTCGGTCACCACCGACCACATCTCCCCGGCCGGTGCGATCAAGGCCGACACCCCGGCCGGCAAGTACCTCACCGAGCACGGCGTCGAGCGCCGCGACTTCAACTCGTACGGTTCCCGCCGCGGCAACCACGAGGTCATGATCCGCGGTACCTTCGCCAACATCCGCCTGCGCAACCAGATCGCGCCGGGCACCGAGGGCGGCTTCACCCGCGACTTCACCGTCGAGGGCGCGCCGGTCTCCTTCATCTACGACGCCTCGCAGAACTACCAGGCCGCCGGCGTCCCGCTGGTCATCCTGGCGGGCAAGGAGTACGGCTCGGGCTCGTCCCGCGACTGGGCCGCCAAGGGCACCGCGCTGCTCGGCGTCAAGGCCGTCATCGCCGAGTCCTACGAGCGCATCCACCGCTCCAACCTGATCGGCATGGGCGTCCTGCCGCTGCAGTTCCCGGAGGGTGCCTCGGCCGCCTCCCTGGGCCTGACCGGCGAGGAGACCTTCTCCTTCACCGGTGTGGAGGAGCTGAACAACGGCACCACCCCCCGTACGGTCAAGGTGACCACCGACTCCGGCGCGGAGTTCGACGCGGTCGTCCGCATCGACACCCCCGGTGAGGCGGACTACTACCGCAACGGCGGCATCATGCAGTACGTGCTCCGCAACCTCATCCGAGGCTAA
- a CDS encoding LacI family DNA-binding transcriptional regulator, whose amino-acid sequence MCRVSGPTIADIARAAEVSTATVSHALNGTGRLAESTRRRVREIATGLGYGSYRAPRTRNLGLAVTTFAGSAWNFVAVHYFSQWLTAATSAAHARGYALTTLPADRGAGTPWHTLSVDGMLLLDSPRGDPVLRALRARGIPVVFDGRPADPRPGDIWVDNDHAATTREVLDHLAEAGARRIALHGGLGDEYYTYAVTRAYEQWCAERGHPPLLIPCDPDDAPGHAFDRAFDRAPGARADADAVDAVYSLYEPGGRQVLAAAARHGLRVPDELLLVCASEDPAYAQGDPAVSTVTLRPGVIGENAVAALVALLESPRDTVPGQLTVPAGLTVRASSGGF is encoded by the coding sequence ATGTGCCGCGTGTCCGGACCGACGATCGCCGACATCGCGCGCGCCGCCGAGGTGTCCACCGCGACGGTCTCGCACGCCCTCAACGGCACCGGCCGGCTCGCCGAGTCCACCCGGCGCCGGGTCCGGGAGATCGCGACCGGGCTCGGATACGGGTCGTACCGCGCGCCCCGCACCCGCAACCTGGGCCTGGCCGTCACCACCTTCGCCGGATCCGCCTGGAACTTCGTCGCGGTCCACTACTTCTCCCAGTGGCTCACCGCCGCCACCTCCGCCGCCCACGCCCGCGGCTACGCGCTGACCACCCTGCCGGCCGACCGCGGGGCCGGAACGCCGTGGCACACCCTCTCCGTCGACGGGATGCTGCTGCTCGACAGCCCGAGGGGCGATCCGGTGCTGCGCGCGCTGCGGGCCCGCGGCATCCCGGTGGTCTTCGACGGCCGGCCCGCCGATCCGCGCCCCGGAGACATCTGGGTGGACAACGACCACGCCGCAACCACCCGCGAGGTGCTCGACCACCTCGCCGAGGCCGGCGCCCGCCGGATCGCGCTGCACGGCGGCCTCGGGGACGAGTACTACACGTACGCCGTGACGCGGGCGTACGAGCAGTGGTGCGCGGAACGCGGCCACCCGCCGCTGCTGATCCCCTGCGACCCCGACGACGCCCCCGGCCACGCCTTCGACCGGGCCTTCGACCGCGCCCCCGGCGCACGCGCCGACGCCGACGCCGTCGATGCCGTCTACTCCCTCTACGAGCCGGGCGGCCGCCAGGTCCTGGCCGCCGCGGCGCGGCACGGTCTGCGGGTCCCGGACGAGCTGCTGCTCGTCTGCGCGAGCGAGGACCCGGCGTACGCGCAGGGCGATCCGGCGGTGAGCACGGTGACGCTGCGCCCCGGGGTGATCGGCGAGAACGCCGTCGCCGCCCTGGTCGCGCTGCTGGAATCCCCGCGGGACACGGTGCCCGGCCAGCTCACGGTCCCGGCCGGCCTGACGGTACGCGCGTCCTCCGGCGGGTTCTGA
- a CDS encoding carbohydrate ABC transporter permease: protein MTTVIKAPGEAAAERSGAGRPADRDKRGSDGMVLNVFSHGFLAVWAVLIILPLVWLALGSFKTDAQIGGSALSWPSNWHLDAFGRAWDKGIGDYFANTLIVMVFSVPLTMLFGSMAAYVLARYPFPGNRFIYYFFVSGAMFPVFLALVPLFFMVKRFDMLNTYQGLILVYVAYSMPFTVFFMHSFFRTLPTAVHEAAVIDGASDTRIFFQVMVPMAKPGLISVGIFNVLGQWNQYILPSVLMQPQTGSDPERYLLTQGLIQLQQQQGYATDLPVLFAGVTIAMIPMLVVYLSFQRQIQAGLTSATLK, encoded by the coding sequence ATGACCACAGTCATCAAGGCACCGGGCGAGGCGGCAGCCGAGCGGTCCGGCGCCGGCAGGCCGGCGGACCGCGACAAGCGCGGCTCCGACGGCATGGTCCTCAACGTCTTCTCCCACGGCTTCCTCGCCGTGTGGGCCGTACTCATCATCCTGCCCCTGGTCTGGCTGGCCCTCGGCTCCTTCAAGACCGACGCGCAGATCGGCGGCTCGGCGCTCAGCTGGCCCTCGAACTGGCACCTCGACGCCTTCGGCCGGGCCTGGGACAAGGGCATCGGCGACTACTTCGCCAACACGCTGATCGTGATGGTGTTCTCGGTCCCGCTGACCATGCTGTTCGGCTCGATGGCGGCATACGTGCTGGCCCGCTACCCCTTCCCGGGGAACCGGTTCATCTACTACTTCTTCGTCAGCGGGGCGATGTTCCCGGTGTTCCTGGCGCTGGTCCCGCTGTTCTTCATGGTCAAGCGGTTCGACATGCTGAACACTTACCAGGGCCTGATCCTCGTGTACGTCGCCTACTCGATGCCGTTCACCGTCTTCTTCATGCACTCCTTCTTCCGCACGCTGCCGACGGCGGTCCACGAGGCGGCGGTGATCGACGGGGCCTCCGACACCAGGATCTTCTTCCAGGTGATGGTGCCGATGGCCAAGCCCGGCCTGATCAGCGTCGGGATATTCAATGTCCTCGGCCAGTGGAACCAGTACATCCTGCCGTCGGTGCTGATGCAGCCGCAGACCGGTTCCGATCCGGAGCGGTACCTGCTCACCCAGGGCCTGATCCAGCTCCAGCAGCAGCAGGGCTACGCCACCGACCTGCCGGTCCTGTTCGCCGGCGTGACGATCGCGATGATCCCGATGCTGGTGGTCTACCTCTCCTTCCAGCGGCAGATCCAGGCGGGCCTGACCTCCGCCACGCTCAAGTAG